GTCGGCATCCTAAAACTCCACATTTATGACAAGGCAAACATAATTACGCCTTCAGCGACGACCTTGTCGTCCACCTTGGCAACGGCTTTGCCTTTACCGATGGAGCCCTTCAAGCGGATAATCTCTACTTCGAGACGCAGCGTATCGCCCGGCACAACTTGGCCGCGGAAGCGGAACTCATCGAGTCCAGCTAGAAAGCCAATTTTGCCTCGATTACTCTCTAAGTTCAAGATAGCTACAGCACCTACCTGAGCCAATGCTTCAGTAATTAACACCCCCGGCATCACCGGATACTCTGGAAAGTGACCCGTAAAGAACGGTTCGTTCACAGTAACATTCTTGATTCCGACGGCCCGCTTGCCTTCCTCCAGTTCTACAATACGATCCACCAGTAGGAACGGAGGGCGGTGCGGTATGATCTCTTGAATCTGCTTTATATCCAGCATATGTAAATCCCCTTTCTTAAATTAAATTACTTTTACTTTGTGTGAGTTGAAAAAGTTCGGTTTTCAGCACCGAGAAGGTTGGATGAAGCTAGGGCATGAGGAGCGCAGCGTACGTAGTGTGTACGTGAGCACCGGAAGGCCCGGCTGAATTCAAGATTCGATGCCGAGTTAGCTTCATGATTCGCTTCGTGATCAAAAGAGGACTTTTTGAACTACCTCTCTTAGTATAAAAAAGGCTAAAGTCGGTCACACTTTAATTATCCTTCGCCGCTGCAGAAGCGAGGGTTGAGATAAGGGGCTAATCCGGTACAGCTAGCGCTGTATAGGATTTAGCCCTTTCATTTTCGGCTGAAAAGTCAAGCGCTTAGTCCCCCATCATTATACATTCTACCTACGCAAAAAGAAAACTCCCGTATTCGGGAGTTCTCCAACCATTATTCTCATCCAGACAAGCGACTCTAAAACTCAACATCTAGATGCACCTATCGCTCCCGCTAAGGAGCAAAGACCAGATCAAACACATGACGCCAGGTGCTCCAGTCTAATACATCGTGAATATCCTGCTTGCCGAGTACAACGTACCCGGCAATCGCCCCACCGATCAAAGCGGCTGCGAAGAAGAGCAGTATAAGCACGATTCGCAGCGGGACAATCCACCATGCGCGGTGCTTAACTTCCGGGCTATTCTTCTCTGTCATGAAGCGCTCCACCTACCCGCGTAAGTTATTAGCCAAATTCATCATTGTATCGCTAGAAGTCAAGGCACGGGCCGAGAGCTGGTAAGCTCTTTGAACCTGCATTAATTCTGCCATCTCATCGGTTAGATTCACGTTGGAGGACTCCAGCGCTCCCTGACGGAGGCGAGCTTGCTGATCCTGAGGAAGAGCAAAGGTGTTCGCCAGTACATCCGCTTCTTGCGCGCCCGGAGCTATGACGAATAAGTTGCCATCTCTCTTCTGCAGCGCATCTGTACGAATCGGCGTATACAACTGAATCTGCCCAATCTGTTCGGCAGCTCCAGACCCAGCAACCGCTGTAATCCAGCCATGCTCATCAATCTGCAGCTTGGAATTAGCAGGGACAACGATCCGTTCCCCATCCGTATTCAACAAGTGGTGACCATCATTCGTAACGAGCCAAGCAGATTCCGCATCATTCGGATCCGGTTGAATCATGAAGTTGCCCGCCCTTGTATAGGCCTTAATATTACCAGCTGTCATCACTGAAAACAAGGCATTTCCTTCAATCGCCAGATCTGTCGGAATATCCGTCTGCTTGATAGGGCCTTGTTCAAAGTTAACCTCTGCTCCCGCCATCATAGAGCCAAATCCCAGATTGAAGCCACGCGGAGAGACCCGGCCAGACAGTTCCATCCCTTTGGCTTGCTGTTGAACACGAGTAAGCGTATCTTCAAAAGTTGCTTCCTTGCGCTTGAATCCAACTGTATTTAGATTGGCCATATTGTCGGCAAGCAAATCCAGACGCTGCTGGATACCGCTCATGGATACCATGGCACTGATCATGGAGTTATTCATGTAGCACCTCCTATATTACTTATACAATGCTATACCTTACCAACCTCATTAACCGCTTTGTCCAAGCTCTTGTCATAGTACTGAACGATCTTCTGGTTGGACTCATAGGCGCGCTGAGCAGCCATTAAGTCAACCATGGATTGAGCAGGGTCGACATTGGATACTTCAAGATAGCCCTGGCGGACTTCTGCCCCTTCCCGATTCGTCAATTGCCTAACATTAGGACCTAATCCGGCTACTTCACGATATACTCCGTTGCCATCGCGAATCAATTCCTGCGGACGGTCAGCGACCGAGATGCCCAGATTACCTACATCCTCACGAATTCCCGCATCATTATAATAGAAGAGTCTTCCGACACTATCGCTTTGTAAGGAATCAATCGATACGCCGGCAGGCAGCACGACAGGATTGTGGTCCATATCAAGCACCCGATACCCTTGCGATGTCAACAGAGCTCCATCAGGAGCTACTGTGAAGTTCCCATCTCTCGTATACCGCAATTGGTTGTCCTTATCCATCACAGTAAAGAAAGCTTCCGGACGATAAAATACTTCTCCATTATCATCCACATATTTGCCCGAGGCATCGAACGGAATCAACTCCCCGGTTGCAGGATGATTCATACCGATACTCGAGAGTAGCGCGAAGTCCGACCTCTTGCCCGTCTCCTTCAGATCTCCTTGGGCATAAGATGCCAAGCTCTCTTCCGCAAAGACCCCCGTAGCTAACTTCCCGATTCTGCGACTATTACCAGACTGCTTATCCCCAATAATCGAGATTAGCGTCTCCGGGAAAGAATGAGCAACTGAGCTTACCTGCTTATATCCTGGAGTATTGATGTTCGCAATATTTTGCGTGATCGTATCATGACGCCGTTGTTCGGTTATCATTCCTGATGCAGCAGTATAAAGTCCCCTGATCATGGACATGCCTCCAAATTCAAACTTGCTGCTTCGACTGCGGTTCCCCCGTCTTACGTCGATGCAGCACCGATGATTTCATTTGATATACAGAATATATCGGTCGATTAGAATCTTTTCTTAATGGCCTTGTCCAAATTGTCGAGCATAATGCCCGTTCCTTTCACTACGCAATGCATCGGATCCTCGGCGATCAACACCGGAACATGCAATTCCTCAGCCAATAGCTCGTCCAATCCATGCAGCAGCGCGCCGCCACCCGTCAGAATAACCCCGCGGTCGATGATATCCGCTGACAGCTCCGGTGGAGTCCGCTCAAGCACGGACTTGGCACCGGCCACAATTGTGGCAACGGAGTCGAACAAAGCTTCCTGAATCTCCTTCGATGTAATCGTTACCGTTAGTGGAAGTCCTGACACCATGTCTCTGCCGCGAATGTCCATCTCTGCGATACGGCCAGAAGGATGCACCGTACCTACGCCGATCTTGATGTCCTCTGCCGTACGTTCTCCGATCAAGAGCTTGTACTTTCCTTTAATATATTTAATAATGGCGGAATCAAACTTGTCACCGGCGATCTTGATAGACGAGGAAGTAACGATATCCCCCATCGAGATTACCGCTACATCCGTCGTCCCACCGCCAATATCGACAACCATATTGCCGCTCGGTTCAAAAATATCCATACCCGCCCCGATTGCCGCAGCCTTCGGTTCTTCTTCCATAAAGACTTCCTTAGCGCCGCTTCGCTCGGCGGCTTCACGAATCGACTTCTGCTCCACCGACGTAATATTCGTAGGAGCGCAGATCAAAATCCGGGGATGGCTGTACCAACTCTTGCCCCCCACGCGATCGATGAAATACTTCATCATGGTCTCAGTAACATCAAAGTCGGCAATTACGCCGTCACGCAAAGGTCTGATCGCAACGATATTTCCTGGCGTACGTCCAACCATTCGCCTTGCATCCTCACCTACGGCGAGCACACGCTTGGCATCATTATCAATGGCGACTACAGCCGGTTCGTCAAGAACCACTCCTTTTCCTTTAACATGAATCAGTACATTCGCTGTACCCAAATCAATACCAATATCCTTGCTCATCATTACGATGCTCCCCCAAAGGTTTTTTGTTGACATTTAAAGGGACGGTCTATATGTAACGTGACACCGTTCTCTAATGTCGGCGAACTACTAGTTCAATATAGACTGCCCCAGTCGGCAATTAAGATCATCTTCTTCAAGCCGATGCGAAAGGCAATCCAAGATACAAAACATGGTAAATGCGTCCCAATTTCCTGGTGCAGTCAATCGACAGAACGGTGCCTAAATCCGTGAAAATTCGGGTCCAATGGATAAAAATCCACTTTGTTATACCATATTTAAAAATACCATACTTTGGGGGATGTGTTCAATGATAATCCTAAAGTCCCATTGCAACTCACGATAAGTACCTGGAAATCAGCGTGCTGAGCTAATTACCTCCCGTTTGTTCTGTCCCTTCTTCTTATACTTGATTTTTGTCGCTTCTCCTCCGCGAAGATGTCTGATCGACTTATGGTATTCGAGAATGTGCTTCACCTGATCTGCTAGATCCGGATTGATCTCCGGCAGACGCTCGGTTAAATCCTTATGCACCGTGCTTTTCGATACGCCGAATTCCTTGGCTATAGTCCGTACCGTGTGCCGAGTTTCCACGATGCAGCGACCAATTTTAATCGTCCGTTCTTTGATGTAATCGTGCACGCTCCCGCCTCCCTACTCGAGATAGTTTGGTACATTATATGAGGGGCGTGCCCATATATTCTTTGTTTCCAAGCCTGACAAGCCTAAGCGAGGCCAAATA
The window above is part of the Paenibacillus lutimineralis genome. Proteins encoded here:
- the fabZ gene encoding 3-hydroxyacyl-ACP dehydratase FabZ, translated to MLDIKQIQEIIPHRPPFLLVDRIVELEEGKRAVGIKNVTVNEPFFTGHFPEYPVMPGVLITEALAQVGAVAILNLESNRGKIGFLAGLDEFRFRGQVVPGDTLRLEVEIIRLKGSIGKGKAVAKVDDKVVAEGVIMFALS
- a CDS encoding flagellar hook-basal body protein encodes the protein MNNSMISAMVSMSGIQQRLDLLADNMANLNTVGFKRKEATFEDTLTRVQQQAKGMELSGRVSPRGFNLGFGSMMAGAEVNFEQGPIKQTDIPTDLAIEGNALFSVMTAGNIKAYTRAGNFMIQPDPNDAESAWLVTNDGHHLLNTDGERIVVPANSKLQIDEHGWITAVAGSGAAEQIGQIQLYTPIRTDALQKRDGNLFVIAPGAQEADVLANTFALPQDQQARLRQGALESSNVNLTDEMAELMQVQRAYQLSARALTSSDTMMNLANNLRG
- the spoIIID gene encoding sporulation transcriptional regulator SpoIIID translates to MHDYIKERTIKIGRCIVETRHTVRTIAKEFGVSKSTVHKDLTERLPEINPDLADQVKHILEYHKSIRHLRGGEATKIKYKKKGQNKREVISSAR
- a CDS encoding DNA-directed RNA polymerase subunit beta — translated: MTEKNSPEVKHRAWWIVPLRIVLILLFFAAALIGGAIAGYVVLGKQDIHDVLDWSTWRHVFDLVFAP
- a CDS encoding flagellar hook-basal body protein; translation: MIRGLYTAASGMITEQRRHDTITQNIANINTPGYKQVSSVAHSFPETLISIIGDKQSGNSRRIGKLATGVFAEESLASYAQGDLKETGKRSDFALLSSIGMNHPATGELIPFDASGKYVDDNGEVFYRPEAFFTVMDKDNQLRYTRDGNFTVAPDGALLTSQGYRVLDMDHNPVVLPAGVSIDSLQSDSVGRLFYYNDAGIREDVGNLGISVADRPQELIRDGNGVYREVAGLGPNVRQLTNREGAEVRQGYLEVSNVDPAQSMVDLMAAQRAYESNQKIVQYYDKSLDKAVNEVGKV
- a CDS encoding rod shape-determining protein; the protein is MMSKDIGIDLGTANVLIHVKGKGVVLDEPAVVAIDNDAKRVLAVGEDARRMVGRTPGNIVAIRPLRDGVIADFDVTETMMKYFIDRVGGKSWYSHPRILICAPTNITSVEQKSIREAAERSGAKEVFMEEEPKAAAIGAGMDIFEPSGNMVVDIGGGTTDVAVISMGDIVTSSSIKIAGDKFDSAIIKYIKGKYKLLIGERTAEDIKIGVGTVHPSGRIAEMDIRGRDMVSGLPLTVTITSKEIQEALFDSVATIVAGAKSVLERTPPELSADIIDRGVILTGGGALLHGLDELLAEELHVPVLIAEDPMHCVVKGTGIMLDNLDKAIKKRF